The following are from one region of the Cervus canadensis isolate Bull #8, Minnesota chromosome 21, ASM1932006v1, whole genome shotgun sequence genome:
- the MB gene encoding myoglobin: MGLSDGEWQLVLNAWGKVEADVAGHGQEVLIRLFTGHPETLEKFDKFKHLKTEAEMKASEDLKKHGNTVLTALGGILKKKGHHEAEVKHLAESHANKHKIPVKYLEFISDAIIHVLHAKHPSDFGADAQGAMSKALELFRNDMAAQYKVLGFQG, encoded by the exons ATGGGGCTCAGCGACGGGGAATGGCAGTTGGTGCTGAATGCCTGGGGGAAGGTGGAGGCTGATGTCGCAGGCCATGGGCAGGAGGTCCTCATCAG gcTCTTCACAGGTCATCCCGAGACACTGGAGAAATTTGACAAGTTCAAGCACCtgaagacagaggctgagatgaagGCCTCCGAGGACCTGAAGAAGCATGGTAACACCGTGCTCACGGCCCTGGGGGGCATCCTGAAGAAGAAGGGTCACCACGAGGCGGAGGTGAAGCACCTGGCCGAGTCACACGCCAACAAGCACAAGATCCCGGTCAAGTACCTGGAG TTCATCTCAGATGCCATCATCCATGTTCTACATGCCAAGCATCCTTCAGACTTCGGTGCTGACGCCCAGGGCGCCATGAGCAAGGCCCTGGAACTGTTCCGGAACGACATGGCCGCCCAGTACAAGGTGCTGGGCTTCCAAGGCTAA